Proteins from a genomic interval of Shewanella seohaensis:
- a CDS encoding AzlC family ABC transporter permease — translation MLPLTIAVVPWGILAGSFAIEVGLTPIESQAMSAIIFAGAAQLVALGMVKAGIGLWSILITTLLITSRHLLYAMAMRSQISPLPLKWRLTLGFLLTDELFAIANQGKLHKFDPWYALGGGLSFYLGWNLATLLGIIAGNAIDNLGELGLDFAIAATFIALVVPTVKKPSILVCVLVSLTLAVVCAVLDIQAGLLIAALSGMSAGVLYAKVTGEDKPAPQNDTTATQAEETL, via the coding sequence ATGTTGCCACTCACCATTGCCGTCGTTCCTTGGGGGATACTCGCGGGCTCATTCGCGATTGAGGTCGGACTGACACCAATAGAAAGTCAGGCCATGTCGGCGATTATTTTTGCGGGCGCAGCGCAATTGGTCGCGCTCGGCATGGTTAAGGCGGGGATTGGACTGTGGAGCATTTTAATCACGACCTTGCTGATCACCTCGCGTCACTTGCTGTACGCCATGGCGATGCGCAGCCAAATCAGCCCCTTACCACTCAAATGGCGCCTCACTCTGGGCTTTTTATTGACCGATGAACTCTTTGCCATCGCTAACCAAGGCAAGCTGCATAAATTCGATCCTTGGTACGCCTTGGGCGGCGGCCTGAGTTTTTACCTCGGCTGGAACCTCGCCACCCTGCTCGGCATTATCGCGGGCAATGCTATCGATAACTTAGGCGAATTAGGGCTCGACTTTGCCATTGCCGCGACCTTTATTGCCCTTGTAGTCCCGACGGTGAAAAAGCCATCAATCTTAGTCTGTGTGCTGGTTTCGCTCACCTTAGCTGTGGTGTGTGCCGTGCTGGATATTCAGGCGGGACTGTTAATTGCCGCCCTCTCAGGGATGAGCGCTGGCGTGCTCTATGCCAAAGTCACGGGCGAAGATAAGCCAGCCCCACAAAATGACACGACAGCCACCCAAGCTGAGGAAACCCTATGA
- a CDS encoding AraC family transcriptional regulator — protein sequence MNTEHAAYHIANELGGLELLNAHYHKQNFSRHTHEGYTVGVIETGAQRFYRTGGNHVAPKHSIILVNADEVHNGCSATEDGWSYRAMYPVPAQFANMTQEFTSARGAPYFPQPVVQDPELAELLRLTFSTLDTSDNRLLRESLVYSSLTQLMARHGRNYPSEHLGANAKPALALVKSFIDDHPAADISLEELATLAGLSPYYLLRQFQRCYGLPPHAYQTQARVRLAKQKICQGIKLLDVAMECGFHDQSHLNRHFKKTVGLTPGQFAKGIGRNIIQA from the coding sequence ATGAACACTGAACATGCGGCCTACCACATTGCCAATGAACTGGGTGGCCTTGAGTTACTTAACGCCCACTATCATAAGCAAAATTTTAGTCGCCACACCCACGAAGGTTACACGGTTGGCGTGATTGAAACGGGCGCCCAGCGTTTTTATCGCACGGGTGGCAACCATGTGGCGCCAAAGCACAGCATTATTCTTGTCAATGCCGACGAAGTGCATAATGGCTGTAGCGCCACCGAGGACGGCTGGTCCTATCGTGCTATGTATCCAGTCCCCGCCCAATTTGCCAATATGACTCAGGAGTTCACTTCAGCTCGCGGCGCACCCTATTTTCCACAACCCGTAGTGCAGGATCCCGAGCTTGCCGAATTGCTGCGCCTCACTTTTAGCACCTTAGATACCTCGGACAATCGCCTACTGCGTGAAAGTCTGGTCTATTCGAGCCTGACGCAACTGATGGCGCGCCATGGCCGTAATTATCCCAGTGAACACTTGGGGGCAAACGCTAAGCCCGCATTAGCTTTGGTGAAATCCTTTATTGACGATCATCCCGCGGCCGATATCTCCCTCGAAGAGTTGGCCACACTCGCGGGATTAAGCCCCTATTATTTACTCAGGCAATTCCAACGTTGTTATGGTCTGCCGCCCCACGCCTATCAAACTCAGGCCAGAGTCAGACTGGCAAAACAGAAAATATGCCAAGGGATCAAGCTGCTGGATGTTGCCATGGAATGCGGCTTTCATGATCAGAGCCATTTAAACCGCCATTTTAAAAAGACTGTCGGGCTCACCCCAGGGCAATTTGCCAAGGGGATCGGCCGCAATATTATCCAAGCTTAA
- a CDS encoding Vat family streptogramin A O-acetyltransferase: MPTHSPSQLGPNPNDKSPLKGFPQVGFLKNFISRDTIIVGDYTYYDDPAGPERFESNVLYHFDFIGDKLIIGKFCAIARDVKFIMNGANHQVSGFSTYPFYIFGNGWEKAAPKPEDLPFKGDTRIGHDVWIGYNATIMPGVNVGHGAIIASQAVVTKDVPPYAIVGGNPATVIKLRFEPEVIDKLLAIAWWDWPIEKISEHLPAIVGADLSQLARLADEIHTQP; this comes from the coding sequence ATGCCGACGCATTCCCCATCCCAACTGGGACCTAACCCGAATGACAAATCCCCCTTAAAAGGCTTTCCTCAGGTAGGGTTTCTGAAGAACTTTATTAGCCGTGACACTATTATCGTCGGCGATTACACCTACTACGATGACCCAGCGGGGCCCGAAAGATTTGAGTCAAATGTGCTTTATCACTTTGACTTTATTGGCGATAAGCTGATTATTGGTAAATTTTGTGCCATTGCACGGGACGTGAAATTCATTATGAATGGCGCCAATCATCAGGTGTCGGGTTTTTCCACTTATCCCTTTTATATCTTCGGCAATGGTTGGGAAAAGGCGGCACCTAAGCCCGAGGATTTACCCTTTAAGGGCGACACCCGCATTGGCCATGATGTGTGGATAGGTTATAACGCCACCATTATGCCCGGCGTCAACGTCGGCCACGGCGCCATTATCGCCAGCCAAGCTGTGGTCACTAAGGATGTGCCGCCCTATGCCATCGTCGGCGGTAACCCTGCGACTGTGATTAAGTTGCGATTCGAGCCCGAGGTAATCGACAAGTTACTCGCCATTGCGTGGTGGGATTGGCCGATTGAGAAAATCAGCGAACATTTACCTGCCATTGTGGGCGCCGATCTTAGCCAATTAGCCCGCTTGGCCGATGAAATACACACGCAGCCCTAA
- a CDS encoding nuclear transport factor 2-like protein — MKYYLSMLLTLCCLLSSSANASQTCDAECQLPQIHAYFKALDKVSQSGSSEQDVDDFLGLLHPKVNYIHLEYGANFDKASWRSAFIRNIARGAYQQPKEQRVLNYIVGKNHVAVEYAHGSIQPDGQWQQEQPLLVLFGFTDGKISLVKELW; from the coding sequence ATGAAATACTATTTATCGATGTTGCTCACCCTCTGTTGTCTGCTAAGTTCCTCCGCAAATGCGAGCCAAACTTGTGATGCTGAGTGCCAATTACCGCAAATTCATGCCTACTTTAAAGCTCTAGATAAGGTCAGCCAATCGGGTTCTAGCGAACAAGATGTCGATGATTTTCTGGGATTACTGCATCCGAAGGTGAATTATATCCACCTCGAATATGGCGCTAATTTTGATAAAGCCAGTTGGCGTAGCGCCTTCATCCGCAATATTGCTCGCGGCGCCTATCAACAGCCGAAGGAGCAGCGGGTATTAAATTACATTGTGGGTAAAAACCATGTCGCCGTCGAATACGCCCACGGCAGCATTCAACCCGATGGACAATGGCAACAAGAGCAGCCCCTGCTCGTCTTATTTGGTTTTACCGATGGCAAAATCTCCCTTGTAAAAGAGCTCTGGTAA
- a CDS encoding IS110 family RNA-guided transposase: protein MKITTIGLDIAKSVFHAAGVDKAGKVLKKKMLRRKDLQPFLAQIEPCLIVMEACSGANYWAREFELLGHSVKLIAPQFVVPFRQGNKNDYNDALAIAEAAQRPNMRFVKPKSVEQQDVQLLHRMRERLTKQSTALINQVRGMLAEYGIVIAKSKSAFKVQFPEILANETNALTTKGRAIFYQLYEEFSDIEKRLKGCDAQVLTETKNNVICQRLETIPGIGPVTATAFYAAADDGKDFTNGRHFSAWCGLVPKQHSSGGKDNLLGISKRGNAYLRTLFIHGARAVLQHSQNKQDKFSCWAIQLAERRGFNRACVAVANKLARMAWVIAAHDEEYRLPASC from the coding sequence ATGAAGATTACTACAATCGGTTTAGATATCGCAAAGTCTGTTTTTCATGCTGCTGGTGTCGATAAAGCAGGCAAGGTACTCAAAAAGAAAATGCTTAGACGCAAAGACTTGCAGCCCTTTCTCGCTCAAATTGAGCCTTGTCTGATCGTGATGGAAGCCTGTAGTGGCGCAAATTACTGGGCCAGAGAATTTGAGCTGTTGGGCCACAGCGTCAAGTTAATTGCTCCTCAATTTGTCGTGCCTTTTCGGCAAGGTAACAAAAATGACTATAACGATGCCTTAGCCATCGCTGAAGCTGCGCAGCGACCCAACATGCGGTTTGTAAAACCTAAAAGCGTCGAGCAGCAAGATGTGCAATTGCTCCACCGTATGCGGGAACGATTAACTAAGCAATCAACAGCCTTAATCAACCAAGTGCGAGGCATGTTAGCAGAATACGGCATCGTGATAGCCAAAAGTAAATCGGCTTTTAAAGTACAGTTCCCTGAGATTTTGGCTAACGAAACTAATGCGCTGACTACCAAAGGTCGGGCCATTTTTTATCAGTTATATGAAGAGTTTAGTGATATAGAAAAACGGCTTAAGGGTTGTGATGCTCAAGTACTCACCGAAACGAAAAACAATGTGATTTGCCAGCGTTTAGAGACTATCCCTGGTATTGGTCCTGTCACTGCTACCGCCTTTTATGCCGCCGCTGATGATGGTAAAGACTTCACTAATGGCAGGCACTTTTCAGCTTGGTGCGGCTTGGTTCCCAAGCAACACAGTAGCGGAGGTAAAGATAACCTCCTTGGGATAAGCAAGCGGGGAAATGCGTATTTACGCACCCTGTTCATTCACGGCGCCAGAGCGGTGTTGCAACACAGCCAGAATAAGCAAGATAAGTTTAGTTGCTGGGCAATCCAGTTAGCAGAGCGCCGAGGCTTTAACCGAGCTTGTGTGGCCGTCGCCAATAAACTCGCGAGAATGGCATGGGTTATCGCAGCGCATGACGAAGAATATCGACTTCCAGCATCGTGCTGA
- the panP gene encoding pyridoxal-dependent aspartate 1-decarboxylase PanP, with protein MDGKPHDPKTPRQAIASEDSLMRIFTVPEDAESTLSIIEQKLSEDLAGFLGDSIAALEKPLSEIETDFQAFEIPSQPRFVSDYTDEIMQNLVAHSVHTAAPSFIGHMTSALPYFVLPLSKMMVGLNQNLVKIETSKAFTPLERQVLGMMHHLIYAQHDDFYRNWMHSANHSLGAFCSGGTVANITALWIARNQLLKADGDFKGVTREGLIKALRHYGFDDLAILVSERGHYSLGKAVDLLGIGRDNIISIPTDGNNKVDVAKMREVAAELANKRIKVMAIVGVAGTTETGNIDPLRELAALATELNCHFHVDAAWGGASLLSNKYRHLLDGIELADSVTIDAHKQMYVPMGAGMVLFKNPEFAHAIAHHAEYILRRGSKDLGSQTLEGSRPGMAMLVHACLQIIGRDGYEILINNSLEKARYFAEQIDAHPDFELVTAPELCLLTYRYVPANVQAAMQVAIQQGDKTKLARFNELLDGLTQFIQKHQREQGKSFVSRTRIQPARYFRQPTVVFRVVLANPLTSHEILNQVLIEQGEIAALDKEFLPALLAMVNE; from the coding sequence ATAGACGGCAAGCCCCATGACCCAAAAACTCCTCGCCAAGCCATCGCATCCGAAGACAGTTTGATGCGAATTTTCACTGTGCCCGAAGATGCGGAATCCACTTTAAGCATTATCGAGCAGAAGCTTTCCGAGGACTTAGCGGGCTTTTTGGGTGACAGCATTGCCGCGCTAGAAAAGCCGCTCTCCGAAATCGAGACCGATTTTCAAGCCTTTGAAATTCCAAGCCAGCCGCGTTTTGTCTCCGACTACACCGACGAAATCATGCAGAATCTCGTCGCGCATTCGGTGCATACGGCGGCGCCCAGTTTTATCGGCCATATGACCTCGGCACTGCCCTATTTCGTGTTGCCACTGTCGAAGATGATGGTGGGGCTGAATCAAAACTTGGTCAAAATCGAAACCTCCAAAGCCTTTACGCCGCTTGAGCGCCAAGTGCTCGGCATGATGCACCATTTGATTTACGCTCAACACGATGATTTTTATCGTAATTGGATGCACAGCGCCAACCATTCCCTCGGCGCATTTTGCTCCGGCGGCACAGTGGCTAACATCACCGCCCTGTGGATTGCCCGCAACCAATTACTCAAGGCCGATGGCGACTTTAAAGGCGTGACCCGCGAAGGCTTAATCAAGGCGCTGCGCCACTATGGCTTCGATGATTTAGCGATTCTGGTCTCCGAGCGCGGCCACTACTCCTTAGGTAAGGCCGTCGATCTGCTCGGTATCGGTCGCGACAATATCATCAGCATCCCTACCGATGGCAATAACAAAGTTGACGTTGCCAAAATGCGCGAAGTCGCCGCTGAACTGGCGAATAAACGCATTAAAGTCATGGCGATTGTTGGGGTGGCAGGCACTACCGAGACGGGCAATATCGACCCACTGCGCGAACTTGCCGCCTTAGCAACTGAGCTAAACTGCCACTTCCATGTGGATGCGGCTTGGGGCGGCGCAAGCTTATTATCCAATAAATACCGACACTTACTCGATGGTATTGAACTCGCAGATTCAGTCACCATCGATGCCCATAAGCAAATGTATGTCCCCATGGGCGCAGGCATGGTGTTATTTAAAAACCCAGAGTTTGCCCATGCCATTGCCCACCACGCCGAATATATTCTGCGCCGAGGCTCTAAGGATTTAGGCAGCCAAACGCTTGAAGGCTCACGCCCCGGCATGGCGATGTTAGTGCACGCCTGTTTGCAGATTATTGGCCGCGATGGTTACGAAATCCTGATCAATAACAGCCTTGAAAAAGCCCGTTATTTTGCCGAGCAAATCGACGCACACCCTGACTTTGAGCTAGTCACAGCGCCAGAGCTGTGCCTGCTCACCTATCGTTATGTTCCTGCGAATGTGCAGGCGGCCATGCAAGTGGCGATTCAACAAGGCGATAAGACCAAACTCGCGCGCTTTAATGAGCTGCTCGATGGTCTAACCCAATTTATTCAAAAACACCAACGCGAACAGGGTAAATCCTTTGTCTCCCGCACCCGCATTCAACCCGCCCGCTACTTTAGACAACCCACAGTGGTGTTTCGCGTGGTATTAGCTAATCCGTTGACTAGCCATGAGATCCTTAATCAAGTGCTTATCGAGCAAGGTGAAATTGCTGCTTTAGATAAAGAGTTCTTACCTGCGCTATTAGCTATGGTCAATGAATAG
- a CDS encoding glycerate kinase, translating into MKIVIAPDSFKESLSALDVANAIEQGLTQVIPDCEIVKIPVADGGEGTVQSMVDATGGSIVNLEVMGPLGLKVKAHYGILGQQAKGTIAVIEMASASGLHHVPRDQRNPLLTTSYGTGELICDALNRGIKHIILGLGGSATNDGGAGMAQALDILLLDKQGKTLSAGGSALAQLTSIDMSNAHPLLKECTFEVACDVDNPLCGERGASAIFGPQKGATPEMVSTLDAALSHYADVIAQSGVTDHRNQAGAGAAGGMGLGVMAFLGAELKPGVEIVMQTVGLADKIRGADLVITGEGRIDGQTIFGKTPMGVLKQAQLQNIPTIGIAGCLGDNANAVLEQGMAAIFPIIPHLSPLDDVLANAKTNLINTARNIGAVLMLGKC; encoded by the coding sequence ATGAAGATAGTTATCGCCCCCGATTCCTTTAAAGAGAGCTTAAGCGCACTCGATGTGGCTAATGCGATCGAACAAGGCTTAACACAAGTGATCCCAGACTGTGAGATTGTCAAAATCCCCGTCGCCGATGGTGGCGAAGGCACAGTGCAATCTATGGTCGACGCCACTGGCGGCAGCATTGTCAATTTAGAGGTCATGGGGCCACTCGGCCTTAAAGTCAAAGCCCATTACGGCATTTTAGGCCAGCAAGCCAAAGGCACGATTGCGGTGATTGAAATGGCCTCCGCCTCGGGTTTACACCATGTACCAAGGGACCAGCGTAACCCGCTGCTCACCACCAGTTATGGTACGGGCGAGCTGATTTGTGATGCGCTCAATCGCGGGATAAAACACATTATTTTAGGCTTAGGCGGCAGTGCAACCAACGATGGCGGCGCAGGTATGGCCCAAGCGCTGGATATTTTACTGCTGGATAAACAAGGTAAAACCTTAAGTGCAGGTGGCTCAGCACTTGCTCAGCTTACCAGTATCGATATGAGCAACGCCCATCCACTACTGAAAGAATGCACCTTTGAAGTGGCCTGCGATGTCGATAATCCGCTGTGTGGCGAGCGTGGCGCCTCGGCCATATTTGGCCCGCAAAAAGGCGCAACACCCGAGATGGTGAGCACCTTAGATGCAGCACTAAGTCACTATGCCGATGTGATTGCCCAAAGCGGCGTCACCGATCACCGCAATCAAGCTGGCGCGGGCGCGGCAGGCGGAATGGGACTTGGCGTGATGGCCTTTTTAGGCGCCGAGCTTAAACCCGGTGTTGAGATTGTGATGCAAACGGTAGGACTAGCTGACAAAATTCGCGGCGCGGATCTTGTCATCACCGGCGAAGGCCGAATCGATGGCCAGACAATCTTTGGCAAGACCCCGATGGGTGTATTGAAGCAAGCGCAGCTGCAAAACATTCCGACCATTGGGATTGCGGGTTGCCTTGGCGACAATGCTAATGCGGTACTTGAGCAAGGTATGGCGGCGATTTTCCCCATCATTCCACATTTAAGTCCGCTGGACGATGTGCTGGCTAACGCCAAAACGAATCTGATCAATACCGCCCGTAATATTGGCGCCGTCTTGATGCTGGGCAAATGTTAA
- a CDS encoding GntP family permease, with protein MNFVLILIGVIAFIVIATSKFKLHPFLTLILAAFIAAFAYGLPSGDIAKTITTGFGNILGYIGLVIVLGTIIGIILEKSGAAITMADVVIKVLGKRFPTLTMSIIGYLVSIPVFCDSGFVILNSLKQSMANRMKVSSVSMSVALATGLYATHTFVPPTPGPIAAAGNLGLESNLGLVIGVGLFVAAVAALAGMLWANRFASVEPDGEGAEELKAQAADFEALKQSYGTLPSPLKAFAPIFVPILLICLGSIANFPSAPLGKEGLFSLLVFLGQPVNALLIGLFLSLLLLKSDNKIAEFSERISQGLVAAAPIILITGAGGAFGAVLKATPIGDYLGSSLSALGVGIFMPFIVAAALKSAQGSSTVALVATSALVAPMLGDIGLGSDMGRVLTVMAIGAGAMTVSHANDSFFWVVTQFSRMSVKQAYKAQTMATLIQGVTAMLTVYVLSLVLL; from the coding sequence ATGAACTTCGTGCTCATCCTCATCGGCGTGATTGCATTTATTGTTATCGCGACCTCAAAATTTAAGCTCCATCCGTTTTTAACCTTAATTCTGGCCGCCTTTATCGCCGCCTTCGCCTACGGTTTACCGAGTGGCGATATTGCCAAAACCATCACCACAGGCTTTGGTAATATCCTCGGCTATATCGGTCTGGTAATCGTGTTAGGTACCATTATCGGTATCATCCTCGAAAAGAGCGGCGCCGCCATTACCATGGCGGACGTGGTGATCAAAGTCTTGGGTAAACGCTTCCCAACACTCACTATGTCCATCATCGGCTATTTAGTGTCGATTCCGGTGTTTTGTGACTCGGGTTTCGTGATCTTAAACTCGCTTAAACAATCCATGGCCAACCGCATGAAGGTTTCGAGCGTGTCCATGAGCGTGGCGTTAGCCACAGGCCTGTATGCCACTCACACCTTTGTACCGCCCACACCAGGCCCTATCGCCGCGGCAGGTAACTTAGGGCTAGAGTCCAATTTAGGCCTAGTGATTGGTGTCGGCTTATTTGTTGCTGCCGTTGCCGCGCTTGCGGGGATGTTATGGGCGAACCGTTTTGCCAGTGTTGAGCCCGATGGCGAAGGTGCAGAAGAACTCAAAGCTCAAGCTGCTGATTTTGAAGCCTTAAAACAAAGCTATGGCACACTCCCTAGCCCATTAAAGGCATTTGCACCGATTTTTGTGCCTATCCTATTAATTTGCTTAGGCTCTATCGCCAACTTCCCGTCTGCACCACTGGGCAAAGAAGGCCTATTCAGTCTGTTAGTCTTCCTTGGCCAACCCGTTAACGCCCTGCTTATCGGTCTGTTCCTGTCACTGCTGTTACTGAAAAGCGATAACAAGATTGCCGAATTTAGCGAGCGCATCAGCCAAGGTTTAGTTGCCGCAGCCCCAATTATTTTGATCACCGGTGCCGGTGGTGCCTTCGGTGCCGTCTTAAAAGCCACACCAATTGGCGACTACCTAGGTAGCTCACTGTCGGCGCTAGGGGTGGGTATCTTTATGCCCTTTATCGTCGCCGCCGCACTGAAATCGGCGCAAGGTTCGTCCACCGTCGCCCTAGTGGCAACCTCGGCCTTAGTCGCGCCTATGCTGGGCGATATTGGTCTTGGCAGTGATATGGGCCGCGTGTTAACCGTAATGGCGATTGGTGCTGGCGCCATGACAGTCTCCCACGCTAACGACAGCTTCTTCTGGGTGGTAACTCAATTTAGCCGCATGAGCGTTAAACAAGCCTATAAAGCACAAACCATGGCGACCCTTATCCAAGGCGTTACCGCAATGCTGACCGTGTATGTACTAAGCTTAGTGCTGCTCTAA
- a CDS encoding sugar diacid recognition domain-containing protein translates to MYVLDQHIAKQIVSRTMKIIGHNINVMNGQGVILGSGDPKRIGSTHEGALLAIAQNRNVELSEEVASGLHGVKPGINLPLHYQGQIIGVIGITGDPAELTHYGELLKMTAEMIVEQANQQDQQQWENRQREEFILQLIKAQTDDDEQLHRWAKQLDIDINLPRVAAIIEVSEKQSTPTQQKSAAFSSLIQSEQSADERNPRVSEILKQVLHLLQNPDRGNLIAMTSMSQLVILKPAFLDGKQWDPELENQRIDKLLQRLPAQMDLNFKIALGHFFPEKGGIARSYQTAQETLNLGKQLNPEGTKYLFEDYSLQVLLSGLKHDWRGQALASPYQQLAKADKNGQLRKTLAAYITHFGDAQQCANALFIHRNTLRYRLDKIQQLTKSDIHSLHGLLSLYLGQLIDTSNYRLE, encoded by the coding sequence ATGTACGTTTTGGATCAACACATCGCTAAACAAATTGTGAGTCGCACCATGAAAATCATTGGGCACAATATCAATGTGATGAATGGTCAGGGCGTGATCTTAGGCTCCGGCGATCCCAAACGTATTGGCTCGACCCACGAGGGTGCACTGCTTGCCATCGCCCAAAACCGCAATGTGGAACTGAGTGAAGAAGTGGCCTCAGGCTTACATGGCGTCAAACCCGGCATCAACTTACCCTTGCATTATCAAGGGCAAATTATTGGGGTGATTGGTATTACTGGCGATCCGGCCGAGTTAACCCACTACGGTGAGCTGCTAAAAATGACCGCCGAGATGATTGTCGAACAAGCCAACCAGCAGGATCAGCAGCAGTGGGAAAATCGTCAACGTGAAGAATTTATTCTGCAGTTAATTAAGGCACAAACCGATGACGATGAGCAATTGCATCGCTGGGCCAAGCAACTCGATATCGATATCAATTTGCCGCGAGTGGCCGCCATAATTGAAGTCAGTGAAAAACAATCCACGCCAACCCAGCAAAAATCCGCTGCGTTTTCTTCATTAATCCAGAGCGAGCAAAGCGCAGACGAGCGTAATCCCAGAGTCAGCGAAATCCTCAAGCAAGTGCTGCATTTGCTGCAAAACCCCGACAGAGGCAACTTGATTGCCATGACATCCATGTCACAGCTGGTGATCTTAAAACCGGCGTTTCTGGATGGAAAACAATGGGATCCCGAGCTTGAAAATCAGCGTATCGATAAACTGCTACAACGTTTACCCGCGCAAATGGATTTAAATTTTAAAATCGCCCTTGGGCATTTTTTCCCTGAAAAAGGCGGTATTGCGCGCTCCTACCAAACCGCGCAGGAAACCTTGAACTTAGGCAAGCAGCTTAACCCCGAGGGCACTAAATACCTGTTTGAAGACTACTCCTTGCAAGTGCTGTTATCTGGGCTCAAGCATGATTGGCGTGGTCAAGCGCTGGCCAGTCCCTACCAACAGTTAGCCAAGGCCGATAAAAATGGTCAGTTACGCAAAACCCTAGCCGCCTATATCACTCATTTTGGTGATGCGCAGCAATGCGCTAATGCGCTGTTTATTCACCGAAATACTCTAAGGTATCGGTTAGATAAAATTCAGCAACTCACCAAGAGTGACATCCATTCCCTCCACGGATTATTAAGTCTTTATCTTGGGCAGTTGATAGATACCTCAAATTACCGACTCGAGTAG
- the mtrA gene encoding decaheme c-type cytochrome MtrA: MKNSHKMKNLLPALMMSAVMALAIAPSAHASKWDEKMTPEQVEATLDKKFAEGNYSPKGADSCLMCHKKSEKVMDLFKGVHGAIDSTKSPMAGLQCEACHGPMGQHNKGGNEPMITFGKQSTLSADKQNSVCMSCHQDDKRMSWNGGHHDNADVACASCHQVHVAKDPVLSKNTEMDVCTSCHTKQKADMNKRSSHPLKWAQMTCSDCHNPHGSMTDSDLNKPSINETCYSCHAEKRGPKLWEHAPVTENCVTCHNPHGSVNDAMLKTRAPQLCQQCHASDGHASNAYLGNTGLGSNVGDNAFTGGRSCLNCHSQVHGSNHPSGKLLQR; the protein is encoded by the coding sequence ATGAAGAACAGCCACAAAATGAAAAACCTACTGCCGGCATTGATGATGTCTGCGGTCATGGCATTGGCCATCGCACCGAGTGCTCACGCCTCCAAGTGGGATGAAAAAATGACGCCAGAGCAAGTCGAAGCGACATTAGATAAGAAGTTTGCCGAAGGCAACTACTCACCTAAAGGTGCCGACTCTTGCTTGATGTGCCACAAGAAATCCGAAAAAGTGATGGACCTTTTCAAAGGTGTCCACGGCGCCATTGACTCCACTAAGAGCCCAATGGCTGGCCTACAATGTGAGGCTTGCCACGGACCTATGGGTCAACACAACAAGGGCGGCAACGAGCCGATGATCACTTTTGGTAAGCAATCGACCTTAAGTGCCGACAAGCAAAACAGCGTATGTATGAGCTGTCACCAAGACGATAAGCGTATGTCTTGGAATGGCGGTCACCATGACAATGCCGATGTTGCTTGTGCCTCGTGCCACCAAGTACACGTCGCGAAAGACCCTGTGTTATCTAAAAACACTGAGATGGACGTCTGTACAAGCTGCCACACTAAGCAAAAAGCGGACATGAACAAACGCTCAAGTCACCCACTCAAATGGGCACAAATGACCTGTAGCGACTGTCACAATCCCCATGGGAGCATGACAGATTCAGACCTGAACAAGCCAAGCATTAACGAAACTTGTTATTCCTGTCACGCCGAGAAGCGCGGCCCAAAACTCTGGGAGCATGCACCCGTCACTGAAAACTGTGTCACTTGTCATAATCCCCATGGCAGCGTGAACGATGCCATGCTGAAAACCCGTGCGCCGCAGCTGTGTCAGCAATGTCACGCCAGCGATGGCCACGCCAGCAATGCCTACTTAGGTAACACTGGTTTAGGTTCAAATGTCGGTGACAATGCCTTTACGGGTGGAAGAAGCTGCTTAAATTGCCATAGTCAGGTCCATGGTTCTAACCATCCATCTGGCAAGCTATTACAGCGCTAA